In Micromonospora sp. WMMA1363, a genomic segment contains:
- a CDS encoding ISL3 family transposase, with protein sequence MFSGLSPLVIEDVTDEGERIVVRARTPRDTAVCPRCGASSGRVHGYHWRTVADVPVDGRRVVVRVRVRRLVCPTRGCRHTFREQVPGVLERYQRRTARLNRQVKAVVKELAGRAGSRLLAILAMGLSRHTALRALLCIPLPNERTPRVIGVDDFALRRRHRYATVVIDAETHERIDVLPDRTADTLEAWLRAHPGVEVVCRDGSATYAEAIRRALPDAVQVADRWHLWHNLCEAALSEVKAHSTCWAPVLDAPIYDGPRARTTQQRWHQVHDLLDQGVGLLECARRLQLALNTVKRYARADRPERMLRVPKYRASLVDPYREHLRKRRAEDPSVGVKHLFDEIKTLGFTGCLNLLHKYINQGRADADRSHISPRRLARMILTRPDNLKPERRDLLARLTAACPEMTQLAAAVGRFAELLTPQPANTDRLSHWILQVRTVDLPHLHAFTRGLERDRDAVNAALTLPYSNGPTEGVNTKTKRIARQMHGRAGFTLLRHRILLG encoded by the coding sequence GTGTTCTCGGGGCTGTCCCCGCTGGTCATCGAGGACGTGACCGACGAGGGTGAGCGGATCGTGGTGCGGGCCCGGACGCCGCGTGACACTGCGGTCTGCCCGAGGTGCGGGGCCTCGTCCGGACGGGTGCACGGCTATCACTGGCGGACGGTCGCCGACGTTCCGGTCGACGGGCGCCGGGTGGTGGTCCGTGTGCGGGTGCGGCGTCTGGTGTGCCCCACGCGCGGCTGCCGCCACACCTTCCGTGAACAGGTTCCCGGGGTGCTGGAGCGATACCAGCGCCGCACAGCCCGTTTGAACAGGCAGGTCAAAGCCGTCGTCAAGGAGTTAGCGGGCCGGGCAGGGTCGCGTCTGCTGGCGATACTCGCCATGGGCCTGTCCCGTCACACGGCCCTACGCGCCCTGCTGTGCATCCCGCTGCCCAATGAGCGGACGCCTCGGGTGATCGGCGTTGACGATTTCGCTCTACGCCGGCGGCACCGCTACGCCACCGTGGTGATCGACGCCGAGACCCATGAGCGGATCGACGTGCTACCCGACCGCACCGCCGACACCCTCGAAGCGTGGTTACGCGCACATCCCGGCGTCGAGGTCGTATGCCGCGACGGCTCGGCGACCTACGCCGAGGCCATTCGCCGCGCCCTGCCCGACGCGGTGCAGGTCGCAGACCGGTGGCACCTGTGGCACAACCTCTGTGAAGCCGCCCTCAGCGAGGTGAAGGCGCACAGTACCTGCTGGGCCCCCGTCCTGGACGCACCCATCTACGACGGCCCCCGCGCGCGGACGACCCAGCAACGCTGGCACCAGGTCCATGACCTGCTCGACCAAGGCGTGGGCCTGCTGGAGTGCGCCCGCCGTCTGCAGTTGGCCCTGAACACCGTCAAGCGCTACGCGCGAGCCGACCGGCCCGAGCGGATGCTCCGCGTCCCCAAATACCGTGCCAGCCTCGTCGACCCCTACCGCGAACACCTACGCAAACGTCGAGCCGAGGACCCCAGCGTCGGCGTCAAGCACCTCTTCGACGAGATCAAGACCCTCGGCTTCACCGGCTGCCTCAACCTCCTGCACAAGTACATCAACCAAGGCCGCGCGGACGCCGACCGCAGCCACATCTCCCCACGCCGCCTCGCCCGGATGATCCTCACCAGACCCGACAACCTCAAACCCGAGCGCCGAGATCTACTGGCACGGCTCACCGCAGCCTGCCCAGAGATGACCCAACTCGCCGCCGCTGTCGGACGCTTCGCCGAGCTCCTGACGCCTCAACCCGCAAACACCGACCGGCTCTCGCACTGGATCCTGCAGGTTCGCACGGTCGATCTACCTCATCTGCACGCCTTCACCCGAGGCCTGGAACGCGACCGCGACGCC
- a CDS encoding IS256 family transposase gives MLVDRARGDGLKLTGEGGLLQQLTKRVLESALDGEITDHVGYDKHDPAGRGSGNTRNGSRTKTVLTDVGPVEVRVPRDAAGTFEPQIVRKRQRRLTGVDDMVLSLSAKGLTHGEIAAHLAEVYGAEVSKQTISTITDKVMDGMAEWQNRPLDRVYPVVFIDAINVKIRDGQVANRPIYLAMAVTVDGHRDILGIWAGDGGEGAKYWLHVLTELKNRGVADVLMLVCDGLKGLPETVETVWPRTIVQTCVVHLLRNSFRYAARQDWDKIAKALRPVYTAATEDAATERFLEFAEAWGRKYPAIVKLWENAWAEFVPFLAFDVEIRKVICSTNAIESVNARIRRAVRARGHFPNEQAALKCVYMALMSLDPTGAGRRRWTIRWKAPLNAFQIAFEGRLTPANN, from the coding sequence ATGCTGGTCGATCGGGCTCGTGGTGACGGGTTGAAGCTGACCGGCGAGGGTGGGCTGCTGCAGCAGCTGACGAAGCGGGTCCTCGAGTCGGCGTTGGATGGGGAGATCACCGACCACGTCGGCTACGACAAGCACGACCCGGCGGGTCGGGGTAGCGGGAACACCCGTAACGGCAGCCGGACCAAGACGGTGCTCACCGACGTCGGGCCGGTCGAGGTGCGGGTCCCACGCGACGCCGCCGGGACGTTCGAGCCGCAGATCGTGCGTAAGCGGCAGCGGCGTCTGACCGGCGTCGACGACATGGTCCTGTCGCTGTCGGCCAAGGGCCTGACCCACGGCGAGATCGCCGCGCACCTGGCTGAGGTCTACGGCGCTGAGGTGTCGAAGCAGACCATCTCCACGATCACCGACAAGGTCATGGACGGCATGGCCGAGTGGCAGAACCGGCCCCTGGACCGGGTCTACCCGGTCGTGTTCATCGACGCCATCAACGTCAAGATCAGGGACGGTCAGGTCGCGAACCGGCCGATCTACCTCGCGATGGCGGTCACCGTCGACGGCCACCGCGACATCCTCGGTATCTGGGCCGGTGACGGCGGCGAGGGCGCCAAGTACTGGCTGCACGTGCTCACCGAGTTGAAGAACCGCGGCGTGGCCGACGTGCTGATGCTGGTCTGTGACGGGCTCAAGGGACTGCCGGAGACGGTGGAGACGGTGTGGCCGCGCACGATCGTGCAGACGTGTGTGGTGCACCTGCTGCGCAACTCGTTCCGCTACGCCGCCCGGCAGGACTGGGACAAGATCGCCAAAGCGCTGCGGCCGGTCTACACCGCGGCGACCGAGGACGCCGCCACCGAGCGGTTCCTCGAGTTCGCCGAGGCGTGGGGCCGTAAGTATCCGGCGATCGTGAAGCTGTGGGAGAACGCGTGGGCGGAGTTCGTGCCGTTCCTCGCCTTCGACGTGGAGATCCGCAAGGTCATCTGCTCCACGAACGCGATCGAGTCCGTCAACGCCCGTATCCGCAGGGCCGTGCGAGCTCGTGGCCACTTCCCGAACGAGCAGGCCGCACTCAAGTGCGTCTACATGGCCTTGATGAGCCTCGACCCGACCGGAGCCGGCCGCCGACGCTGGACCATACGCTGGAAAGCACCACTGAACGCCTTCCAGATCGCCTTCGAAGGCCGGCTCACCCCGGCCAACAACTGA
- a CDS encoding SMI1/KNR4 family protein, with the protein MIEIFEDNDYYTGPQLDAGRVRQAEESLGVRLPRSYVELLLQRNGGVPRRRCYPTDFSTSWAPDRIQISAIRGIGGEWGIDSTSGLGSADMIAEWGYPEIGVVICDMPSAGHDAVMLDYSASGDEGDPTVAYIDEDRVVRRLAASFEDFLSRLVSCDRFA; encoded by the coding sequence ATGATCGAGATATTCGAAGATAATGATTACTACACCGGCCCGCAGCTGGATGCTGGCAGGGTGCGTCAGGCAGAGGAAAGCTTGGGCGTACGCTTGCCGCGCAGCTACGTTGAGCTGCTGCTTCAGCGCAACGGGGGGGTCCCTCGGCGCCGTTGCTATCCGACCGACTTCAGTACGTCCTGGGCTCCTGATCGCATTCAGATTAGCGCGATTCGTGGAATAGGTGGCGAGTGGGGAATTGATTCCACGTCTGGCCTGGGTAGCGCCGATATGATTGCAGAGTGGGGTTATCCAGAGATTGGAGTTGTTATTTGTGACATGCCGTCGGCCGGCCATGATGCAGTCATGCTCGACTATTCGGCGTCCGGTGATGAGGGTGACCCCACCGTTGCGTACATCGACGAAGACCGAGTAGTCAGGCGTCTAGCTGCATCCTTTGAAGACTTCTTGAGTCGGCTCGTGTCGTGTGATCGTTTCGCCTAA
- a CDS encoding HNH endonuclease, producing the protein MLAGDTPVLVHNTNGCPRNGHLAGGSHPKTGVPFDRNGYPDFSAWRHPDVPDVRIGLSGNRSTDFARANRAAGLDRTPDGYTWHHHQDAGLMQLIERGVHAKTGHTGGFSAR; encoded by the coding sequence GTGCTCGCCGGCGACACCCCGGTCCTCGTGCACAACACCAACGGTTGTCCAAGAAATGGGCATCTAGCTGGTGGGAGCCATCCGAAGACTGGTGTTCCGTTCGATCGGAATGGATATCCTGACTTCTCGGCCTGGCGTCATCCTGATGTGCCTGACGTCCGGATTGGGCTGTCCGGTAACCGGTCTACAGACTTCGCCCGCGCCAACCGAGCGGCTGGGCTGGATCGTACTCCCGATGGGTACACGTGGCATCATCACCAAGATGCGGGGCTCATGCAGCTAATCGAGAGAGGCGTCCATGCAAAGACAGGGCACACCGGAGGATTCTCTGCGCGTTAG
- a CDS encoding type II toxin-antitoxin system RelE/ParE family toxin, protein MAAGEWEIYLVNEVQEWIDNLDPLTHARVVQAIDLLADAGPGLGRPLVDTIHSSAIANLKELRPGTVRILFAFDPWRSSILLVAGDKTGRWQQWYTEAIPLAEQRYEIYLKERANEEGRQP, encoded by the coding sequence ATGGCTGCTGGCGAGTGGGAGATCTACCTCGTCAACGAGGTACAGGAGTGGATCGACAACCTCGATCCACTCACCCACGCCCGCGTCGTGCAAGCCATCGACCTACTCGCCGACGCCGGCCCAGGGCTCGGCCGGCCGCTGGTCGACACGATCCACAGCTCGGCGATCGCCAACCTCAAAGAGCTGCGCCCCGGCACCGTGCGCATCCTGTTCGCGTTCGACCCGTGGCGCTCCAGCATCCTGCTCGTCGCCGGAGACAAGACCGGACGCTGGCAGCAGTGGTACACCGAAGCGATCCCCCTGGCCGAGCAACGTTACGAGATCTACCTGAAGGAACGCGCTAACGAGGAGGGCCGACAGCCATGA
- a CDS encoding helix-turn-helix transcriptional regulator produces MSNYARWRDIRTTHVERAGGEQAVEEGKQELLATVVGHRLAEVRRARGLTQQQVADRMGVTKGRVSQIEQGKISGQDIVARYAAALGGRLHQAIYFDDGDIAAIA; encoded by the coding sequence ATGAGCAACTACGCACGCTGGCGCGACATCCGCACCACCCACGTCGAGCGCGCCGGCGGCGAACAGGCCGTCGAAGAAGGCAAGCAGGAACTCCTCGCCACCGTGGTCGGACACCGCCTCGCCGAGGTACGCCGCGCCCGCGGCCTCACCCAACAGCAGGTCGCCGACCGCATGGGCGTCACCAAAGGCCGCGTCTCCCAGATCGAACAAGGCAAAATCTCCGGCCAAGACATCGTCGCCCGCTACGCCGCCGCCCTCGGCGGACGCCTCCACCAAGCCATCTACTTCGACGACGGCGACATCGCCGCCATCGCATAG
- the ltrA gene encoding group II intron reverse transcriptase/maturase produces the protein MSEDTSVNTGVSWPDEMLARGLVRKMQVKLHRWAGDDRSRRFTDLFNLVYDPAFLTVAWQRVSTNAGARTAGVDRATVSYIVHRIGVSAFLDQVRDLLKSGQFRPTPVRQVEIPKASGKVRRLGIPTVTDRVVQAALKLVLEPIFEADFLPCSYGFRPMRRAHDAIAEIHAFTSRPRDYEWIVEADIAACFDEIDHVALMDRVRARVKDRKTLALVKAFLKAGIMTGTGERHDSWRGTPQGGILSPLLANIALSTLDEHFNRQWKSFGDGNQRHRRRARGLATWRLVRYADDFVVLVKGQQHHAQALLDEIAQVIAPLGLRLAEDKTRVVHIDQGFDFLGHTIVRDSAAQFGSGGTVQITALSHFRW, from the coding sequence ATGTCCGAAGACACGTCGGTGAATACCGGCGTCAGCTGGCCGGACGAGATGCTCGCCCGGGGGCTGGTACGGAAGATGCAGGTCAAACTGCACCGTTGGGCGGGAGACGATCGCTCCCGCCGGTTTACCGATCTGTTCAACCTGGTCTACGACCCGGCGTTCCTCACCGTTGCCTGGCAGCGGGTGAGCACGAACGCCGGAGCGCGGACCGCCGGGGTCGATCGGGCCACCGTGTCCTACATCGTCCACCGGATCGGGGTGAGCGCGTTCCTCGACCAGGTCCGGGACCTGCTCAAGTCCGGACAGTTCCGGCCAACGCCGGTGCGGCAGGTGGAGATTCCGAAGGCATCCGGCAAGGTCCGGAGGCTGGGTATCCCCACCGTCACCGACCGCGTGGTCCAGGCCGCGCTGAAGCTTGTTCTTGAACCGATCTTCGAGGCGGACTTCCTGCCCTGCTCATACGGCTTCCGGCCGATGCGACGGGCGCATGATGCCATCGCGGAGATCCACGCGTTCACCTCCCGCCCCCGCGACTACGAGTGGATCGTGGAAGCCGACATCGCCGCGTGTTTCGACGAGATCGATCACGTGGCGCTGATGGATCGGGTGCGGGCACGCGTCAAGGACAGGAAGACCCTCGCGCTGGTCAAAGCGTTCCTCAAGGCCGGGATCATGACCGGCACCGGCGAACGCCACGACTCGTGGCGGGGCACCCCGCAAGGCGGGATCTTGTCACCACTGCTGGCCAACATCGCCCTGTCCACGCTGGATGAACACTTCAACCGGCAGTGGAAATCCTTCGGCGACGGCAACCAGCGGCACCGGCGGCGGGCACGCGGGCTGGCCACCTGGCGGCTCGTGCGCTACGCCGACGACTTCGTCGTGCTCGTCAAAGGCCAACAACATCACGCCCAGGCGCTGCTCGATGAGATCGCCCAGGTCATCGCCCCACTCGGGCTACGCCTGGCCGAAGACAAGACCCGCGTGGTGCACATCGACCAGGGCTTCGACTTCCTCGGGCACACGATCGTGCGCGACTCTGCTGCCCAATTCGGTTCAGGCGGGACTGTACAAATAACGGCCCTGTCTCACTTTCGGTGGTGA
- a CDS encoding ISL3 family transposase, with protein sequence MFSGLSPLVIEDVTDEGERIVVRARTPRDTAVCPRCGASSGRVHGYHWRTVADVPVDGRRVVVRVRVRRLVCPTRGCRHTFREQVPGVLERYQRRTARLNRQVKAVVKELAGRAGSRLLAILAMGLSRHTALRALLCIPLPNERTPRVIGVDDFALRRRHRYATVVIDAETHERIDVLPDRTADTLEAWLRAHPGVEVVCRDGSATYAEAIRRALPDAVQVADRWHLWHNLCEAALSEVKAHSTCWAPVLDAPIYDGPRARTTQQRWHQVHDLLDQGVGLLECARRLQLALNTVKRYARADRPERMLRVPKYRASLVDPYREHLRKRRAEDPSVGVKHLFDEIKTLGFTGCLNLLHKYINQGRADADRSHISPRRLARMILTRPDNLKPERRDLLARLTAACPEMTQLAAAVGRFAELLTPQPANTDRLSHWILQVRTVDLPHLHAFTRGLERDRDAVNAALTLPYSNGPTEGVNTKTKRIARQMHGRAGFTLLRHRILLG encoded by the coding sequence GTGTTCTCGGGGCTGTCCCCGCTGGTCATCGAGGACGTGACCGACGAGGGTGAGCGGATCGTGGTGCGGGCCCGGACGCCGCGTGACACTGCGGTCTGCCCGAGGTGCGGGGCCTCGTCCGGACGGGTGCACGGCTATCACTGGCGGACGGTCGCCGACGTTCCGGTCGACGGGCGCCGGGTGGTGGTCCGTGTGCGGGTGCGGCGTCTGGTGTGCCCCACGCGCGGCTGCCGCCACACCTTCCGTGAACAGGTTCCCGGGGTGCTGGAGCGATACCAGCGCCGCACAGCCCGTTTGAACAGGCAGGTCAAAGCCGTCGTCAAGGAGTTAGCGGGCCGGGCAGGGTCGCGTCTGCTGGCGATACTCGCCATGGGCCTGTCCCGTCACACGGCCCTACGCGCCCTGCTGTGCATCCCGCTGCCCAATGAGCGGACGCCTCGGGTGATCGGCGTTGACGATTTCGCTCTACGCCGGCGGCACCGCTACGCCACCGTGGTGATCGACGCCGAGACCCATGAGCGGATCGACGTGCTACCCGACCGCACCGCCGACACCCTCGAAGCGTGGTTACGCGCACATCCCGGCGTCGAGGTCGTATGCCGCGACGGCTCGGCGACCTACGCCGAGGCCATTCGCCGCGCCCTGCCCGACGCGGTGCAGGTCGCAGACCGGTGGCACCTGTGGCACAACCTCTGTGAAGCCGCCCTCAGCGAGGTGAAGGCGCACAGTACCTGCTGGGCCCCCGTCCTGGACGCACCCATCTACGACGGCCCCCGCGCGCGGACGACCCAGCAACGCTGGCACCAGGTCCATGACCTGCTCGACCAAGGCGTGGGCCTGCTGGAGTGCGCCCGCCGTCTGCAGTTGGCCCTGAACACCGTCAAGCGCTACGCGCGAGCCGACCGGCCCGAGCGGATGCTCCGCGTCCCCAAATACCGTGCCAGCCTCGTCGACCCCTACCGCGAACACCTACGCAAACGTCGAGCCGAGGACCCCAGCGTCGGCGTCAAGCACCTCTTCGACGAGATCAAGACCCTCGGCTTCACCGGCTGCCTCAACCTCCTGCACAAGTACATCAACCAAGGCCGCGCGGACGCCGACCGCAGCCACATCTCCCCACGCCGCCTCGCCCGGATGATCCTCACCAGACCCGACAACCTCAAACCCGAGCGCCGAGATCTACTGGCACGGCTCACCGCAGCCTGCCCAGAGATGACCCAACTCGCCGCCGCTGTCGGACGCTTCGCCGAGCTCCTGACGCCTCAACCCGCAAACACCGACCGGCTCTCGCACTGGATCCTGCAGGTTCGCACGGTCGATCTACCTCATCTGCACGCCTTCACCCGAGGCCTGGAACGCGACCGCGACGCCGTGAACGCCGCGCTCACGCTCCCCTACAGCAACGGCCCCACCGAAGGCGTCAACACCAAGACCAAACGAATCGCACGTCAAATGCACGGACGAGCAGGCTTCACCCTGCTCCGCCACCGCATCCTCCTCGGATAA